One window from the genome of Elusimicrobiota bacterium encodes:
- a CDS encoding PhoH family protein translates to MPKTFILDTNVLIHDPEALFTFEGSTVVIPLTVVEELDGLKRGHDTRSRNARSVSRYLNDLRQHGKLSEGVPLEHGGRLRVEVAAHAALPPLFADHSKDNSILGTALALSQKGESVVFITKDINLRIKAEAIGLTAEDYEKEKVSPDQLYSGWRDLLVPSSQIDQFFKTKRLDPPPLKPVPGSPDGTVVKWMPNEMAILHSQEGDSQSALVRYDAKTQKMLPLLHANAKPWGLKPQNTEQKFALELLLDPKVELVSLVGVPGAGKTLLALAAALEQILTEKTYRRLLVARPVIAVGQDIGFLPGTKEDKLESWMGAIYDNLNFLMDNPDNPGTADEEEGSLFESGKIVVEAVTFMRGRSLPNQFIIIDDAQNLTPHEMKTVISRVGQGSKIVVTGDPYQIDNPYLDSASTGLANLVEKFKGQLVYGHMTFSKIERSTLAALASDLL, encoded by the coding sequence ATGCCGAAAACATTCATCCTCGACACGAACGTCCTCATCCACGATCCGGAAGCTCTATTTACATTTGAAGGCAGTACCGTTGTTATCCCGCTCACGGTTGTTGAAGAGCTGGACGGTTTAAAGCGGGGACACGATACCCGCAGCCGGAACGCCCGCTCAGTGTCCCGTTACTTGAACGATCTCCGCCAGCACGGCAAGCTGTCCGAAGGAGTTCCGCTCGAACATGGAGGGCGTCTGCGGGTCGAAGTGGCCGCGCACGCCGCTCTTCCTCCGCTTTTTGCTGATCACTCAAAGGACAACTCCATTTTGGGAACCGCGCTGGCCCTGTCGCAAAAGGGCGAAAGCGTTGTTTTCATCACCAAGGACATCAACCTGCGCATCAAGGCCGAAGCCATCGGCCTGACCGCCGAAGATTACGAAAAAGAAAAAGTCTCTCCGGACCAGCTCTACTCCGGGTGGCGGGACCTGCTGGTCCCCTCGTCTCAGATCGATCAATTTTTCAAAACCAAACGCCTGGACCCGCCTCCCTTGAAGCCGGTGCCGGGATCACCGGACGGCACCGTGGTGAAGTGGATGCCCAATGAAATGGCGATTTTGCACAGCCAGGAGGGGGATTCGCAAAGCGCTTTGGTCCGATACGACGCCAAGACCCAGAAAATGCTTCCACTGCTTCATGCCAATGCCAAGCCGTGGGGGCTCAAGCCCCAGAACACCGAGCAGAAGTTCGCGCTGGAGCTTCTCCTGGATCCCAAGGTGGAGCTGGTATCCCTCGTGGGGGTCCCCGGAGCCGGCAAAACGCTTCTAGCCCTGGCCGCGGCTCTGGAGCAGATCCTGACGGAAAAAACCTACCGCCGGCTGCTCGTGGCGCGGCCGGTGATCGCGGTCGGGCAGGATATCGGTTTTCTCCCCGGCACGAAAGAAGATAAGCTGGAAAGCTGGATGGGGGCCATCTACGACAACCTGAATTTCCTCATGGACAATCCCGACAACCCGGGGACGGCTGACGAGGAAGAAGGATCGTTGTTTGAATCCGGCAAGATTGTGGTGGAAGCGGTAACGTTTATGCGGGGCCGCAGCCTGCCGAACCAGTTCATCATCATCGACGATGCCCAGAACCTGACGCCCCACGAAATGAAGACGGTCATCTCCCGCGTCGGCCAGGGATCCAAGATCGTGGTGACCGGAGATCCCTATCAGATCGACAATCCCTACCTGGATTCGGCGTCCACGGGGCTGGCGAACCTGGTTGAAAAATTCAAAGGCCAGCTCGTTTACGGCCACATGACCTTCTCGAAGATTGAGCGCAGCACGCTGGCGGCGCTGGCCTCCGATTTGTTGTAG
- a CDS encoding glycosyltransferase family 39 protein yields MFSSNVLIGRTAVRPYILTLIVLGIGTFLRFHALDRQSLWDDEMSTLQTISTPRSELIHRFQTYEIHPPLYFFQMKLWQKAGARSLVNFRANSACWGTLSLLLIFLLGRRYGGPWAGLWASAYAAFSPYHLSYSQEIRPYALAIVIALAALLVLEQVVIGDVVAFLPYWRKKTIRQKGNYVPYVPYVSLWVILTILWTAQFFTHYWGAFVVSAQALYAWTRLLERPARMRLLRSVLIAGGLFCLWLPILLAQMEVVPALSFWVPRFSFASLLQTFGAFSGIYFNMASSTFYLPTVTGIFALLALAHGLALVHGLRRGPSALRYWLCVGLAIPCLISLWKPAIFLWYRYTFHLYPAFCLLLVLGALRWRPRALGILLLATCLGTQLWGSAIYFTRWQKANPKAVVSYIHWLRQPESIVVRPFYFARLFQFYDQGTLPVIDQHLLDSVEKRAALKGKKIILVAFNVPYDPVTDALLSEFKVVSAQNFPGLARLGITVYQLE; encoded by the coding sequence ATGTTTTCATCTAACGTCTTGATCGGGCGCACAGCGGTGCGCCCCTACATTCTCACGTTGATCGTCCTGGGAATCGGCACCTTCCTCCGCTTCCATGCCCTGGACCGTCAAAGCCTCTGGGACGATGAGATGTCCACGCTCCAGACGATCTCAACCCCTCGGAGTGAGTTGATTCATCGTTTCCAGACCTACGAAATCCACCCGCCGCTGTATTTCTTTCAGATGAAGCTCTGGCAAAAAGCCGGGGCACGCTCGCTGGTCAATTTCCGCGCCAACTCGGCTTGCTGGGGCACGCTGTCCCTGCTTTTGATCTTCCTTCTGGGGCGCCGTTACGGCGGGCCCTGGGCCGGTTTGTGGGCGAGCGCCTATGCGGCTTTTTCACCCTATCACTTGTCCTACAGCCAGGAAATCCGTCCGTATGCGTTGGCCATCGTGATCGCGTTGGCTGCGCTGTTAGTCTTGGAACAAGTGGTTATAGGGGACGTAGTTGCCTTTTTGCCTTATTGGCGAAAAAAAACAATAAGGCAAAAAGGCAACTACGTCCCCTATGTTCCCTATGTTTCTTTATGGGTGATCCTTACGATCCTCTGGACCGCCCAGTTTTTCACGCATTACTGGGGCGCCTTTGTAGTATCCGCGCAAGCCCTCTATGCCTGGACGCGGCTGCTGGAGCGCCCGGCACGGATGCGGCTCCTCCGATCCGTGCTGATCGCGGGGGGATTGTTCTGCCTCTGGCTACCGATTCTGTTGGCCCAGATGGAGGTTGTTCCAGCGCTGTCTTTCTGGGTGCCTCGCTTTTCATTCGCCAGTCTTTTGCAAACGTTCGGGGCGTTCAGCGGAATCTACTTTAATATGGCCTCCAGCACGTTTTACCTGCCCACGGTTACCGGCATTTTTGCTCTGCTGGCGCTGGCGCACGGCTTGGCGCTCGTGCACGGGCTTCGCCGCGGTCCCTCCGCGTTACGGTACTGGCTGTGTGTCGGACTGGCGATTCCCTGCCTGATCAGTCTCTGGAAACCAGCCATTTTTCTCTGGTACCGCTACACGTTCCATCTGTACCCGGCTTTTTGCCTCCTGTTGGTTCTGGGGGCCTTGCGATGGCGGCCGCGCGCTCTGGGGATTCTGCTGCTCGCCACCTGCCTGGGGACGCAACTCTGGGGAAGCGCGATCTATTTTACCCGGTGGCAGAAGGCCAACCCGAAAGCGGTTGTTTCCTATATCCACTGGCTCCGGCAGCCGGAATCGATCGTGGTCCGGCCTTTTTACTTTGCCAGGCTTTTTCAGTTTTATGACCAGGGGACCCTTCCGGTCATCGACCAGCACCTGCTGGACAGCGTGGAGAAGCGCGCGGCGCTGAAGGGGAAGAAGATCATCCTGGTCGCTTTTAATGTCCCGTATGACCCGGTGACGGACGCCCTGCTCAGTGAATTTAAGGTGGTCTCCGCGCAAAATTTCCCGGGCCTGGCGCGTCTGGGGATCACCGTCTATCAGCTGGAATAG